From Marivirga harenae, one genomic window encodes:
- a CDS encoding response regulator yields the protein MKIAIVDDNSFLIQSIKEKLSFFEEIQIKFTASSGKDLLEKLDDSSRVELILMDIEMPKMNGIEATKIVKQKYPHIKIIMLTVFDNDEHIFNAIKAGADGYLLKDINPHLLFNGIIETLHGGAAMNPSIALKTLKLLRNPINFDEKNAEQINLSPREVIVLEQLAQGLSYTVIAENLFLSPSTIRKHIENIYAKLQVHSKLEAVQKAQRNNLI from the coding sequence ATGAAAATAGCTATAGTAGATGATAACAGTTTTTTGATTCAATCCATAAAGGAGAAATTGTCTTTTTTTGAAGAAATTCAAATAAAATTTACAGCGAGTAGCGGAAAGGATTTATTAGAGAAATTAGACGATAGCAGTCGCGTGGAATTGATCTTAATGGATATCGAAATGCCTAAAATGAATGGCATAGAAGCAACTAAGATTGTTAAACAAAAGTATCCCCATATCAAAATTATTATGCTCACGGTTTTTGATAATGACGAGCACATATTTAATGCTATTAAAGCCGGAGCCGATGGTTATTTGTTGAAAGACATTAATCCACATTTATTGTTCAATGGCATAATAGAAACATTACATGGGGGTGCAGCTATGAATCCCTCCATTGCTTTGAAGACTCTTAAATTACTACGAAACCCGATTAATTTTGATGAGAAAAATGCAGAGCAAATCAATCTCTCTCCAAGGGAAGTCATTGTGCTAGAGCAGTTGGCCCAAGGGTTGAGTTACACAGTTATAGCGGAAAATTTATTTTTGTCACCTTCTACTATACGCAAACATATTGAAAATATTTACGCTAAGTTGCAAGTACATTCAAAGCTAGAAGCAGTTCAAAAAGCACAGCGAAATAATTTGATTTAG